The Sorangiineae bacterium MSr11367 genome window below encodes:
- a CDS encoding EamA family transporter gives MQAKTTPATELALLLGLSTLWGASYTFIKIGVETIPPVTFIAIRTLIAGLLLLAMIHWRGMALPADAATWRRFVFQACLNSAIPFCLLAWAERKMDAGLAAILNSMAPIFAFLLTVLITRHEAVTGRKLAGVVFGLAGTCLITGTQALKGLGDQVWAQLAVIAATICYAGAAIFGKSFKHLDPMMPAAGSLLSGAVILLPLSLVVDRPWALRPSPGSLWALLALSVFSTALALTIYFRLLHTLGSVAATSQAYLRVPAGVAIGVIFLGEKVTPTAGMGLVCIVAGVIGMTVPSPKPARAVP, from the coding sequence ATGCAAGCCAAGACGACCCCAGCGACCGAACTTGCTTTGCTCCTCGGGCTGTCGACGCTGTGGGGCGCTTCGTACACGTTCATCAAAATTGGCGTGGAGACCATTCCACCGGTCACGTTCATCGCGATTCGAACCTTGATTGCGGGATTGCTCCTTCTGGCCATGATTCACTGGCGCGGAATGGCGTTGCCGGCGGATGCCGCAACGTGGCGACGTTTCGTGTTTCAGGCTTGTCTGAACAGCGCGATTCCGTTTTGCCTGCTCGCCTGGGCGGAGCGCAAGATGGACGCCGGACTCGCCGCCATTCTGAACTCGATGGCGCCGATCTTTGCATTCCTACTCACGGTCCTGATCACGCGGCACGAGGCGGTGACCGGACGCAAACTGGCGGGTGTGGTGTTCGGGTTGGCGGGCACGTGCCTGATTACCGGTACACAAGCATTGAAGGGTCTCGGGGATCAGGTGTGGGCCCAACTCGCGGTCATCGCCGCGACAATCTGCTACGCGGGAGCGGCCATCTTCGGCAAAAGCTTCAAGCACCTCGATCCGATGATGCCTGCTGCCGGTTCTCTGCTCTCGGGCGCCGTCATTCTGTTGCCCCTCAGCCTCGTCGTCGACCGGCCGTGGGCGCTCAGGCCTTCACCCGGTTCGTTATGGGCGCTGCTCGCGCTTTCCGTCTTTTCGACGGCGCTTGCTCTCACCATCTACTTTAGGCTCCTTCACACATTGGGGTCGGTCGCTGCCACTTCGCAGGCCTACTTGAGGGTGCCGGCCGGCGTCGCCATCGGGGTGATCTTCCTTGGTGAAAAAGTGACGCCGACGGCAGGCATGGGGCTCGTCTGCATCGTCGCGGGGGTGATCGGCATGACCGTGCCGAGTCCCAAGCCCGCCCGTGCCGTACCGTAG
- a CDS encoding haloacid dehalogenase type II: MATVKALLFDVFGTLVDWYGSIQERAESIAAREGLALDGARLALLWRQRYAPSMANVTSGKRPWCDLDQLHRESLDHVLTELAVDLPSPARAELVAGWHELRPWPDVVANLPRLRAQRITAALSNGHVRLLVDLKRHAGLDFDTILSAELARSYKPEAVVYQTATRLLGLEPDQVMLVACHAWDLAGAAHAGLRTAYVARPAEWGPGTVAAPVSADMHARDLGDLADQFDALDRSARSTASG, from the coding sequence ATGGCGACGGTCAAGGCTTTGCTGTTCGATGTATTTGGGACTTTGGTCGACTGGTACGGGTCCATCCAGGAGCGCGCGGAATCGATTGCCGCGCGCGAGGGGCTCGCGCTCGATGGCGCCCGTCTGGCGCTTCTCTGGCGTCAGCGCTATGCGCCGTCGATGGCGAACGTCACCAGCGGCAAGCGTCCGTGGTGCGACTTGGACCAGCTGCACCGTGAATCACTAGATCACGTGCTCACGGAGTTGGCCGTGGACTTGCCGTCACCCGCGCGCGCGGAGCTCGTGGCGGGTTGGCACGAACTCCGCCCGTGGCCCGATGTGGTTGCGAACTTGCCCCGCCTCCGGGCGCAGCGGATCACGGCCGCGCTCTCCAACGGTCATGTGCGGCTGCTCGTCGATTTGAAGCGCCATGCCGGCTTGGACTTCGACACCATCTTGTCCGCGGAGTTGGCGCGTTCGTACAAGCCCGAGGCCGTCGTTTACCAAACGGCGACCCGTCTTCTTGGTTTGGAGCCGGACCAAGTCATGCTGGTCGCCTGCCACGCGTGGGATCTGGCCGGTGCGGCCCATGCAGGATTGCGCACCGCCTACGTGGCCCGCCCCGCCGAGTGGGGCCCGGGCACGGTGGCCGCACCGGTGTCGGCCGACATGCATGCCCGCGATCTCGGCGATCTGGCCGATCAGTTCGACGCGCTGGACCGCTCGGCGCGCTCGACGGCAAGCGGCTGA
- a CDS encoding MBL fold metallo-hydrolase, translating to MAMRTILALVAGTLPFLACAAKTADSPNPSHTSDAVRLTYLGVAGWKIQAGDHVLLVDPYFTRVPFQKGGPPLVPNDEQIAKYAPDSAEGILVEHSHWDHLLDVPTVAKRTGATVAGSDSALNVLRSSGVPESQLREARGGETLKIGPFSVRVLHALHSQIGMPSGDIPRGVKLPMSAEGYLPGETLQYLVRVNDRSILFVGSANFIESELQGLRPDVAVVATGAREKIPDYTCRLLRAVGQPPRVLTNHFDAHDKPLDPKGPTLDAETRESLAQFEREVHGCSPSTQVIVPTYFQPLAVERAERSSASN from the coding sequence ATGGCAATGCGTACGATTCTCGCTTTGGTCGCGGGTACCCTCCCGTTTTTGGCTTGTGCGGCAAAAACGGCGGATTCACCGAATCCGTCGCACACGTCCGACGCCGTTCGGCTCACGTACCTCGGGGTGGCGGGGTGGAAAATCCAGGCGGGGGACCACGTGCTTCTCGTCGACCCGTACTTTACGCGTGTCCCCTTCCAGAAAGGGGGCCCGCCGCTCGTACCGAATGACGAGCAGATTGCGAAGTACGCGCCCGATTCGGCCGAGGGCATTCTCGTCGAGCACTCCCATTGGGACCACCTGCTCGACGTGCCCACCGTGGCCAAGCGAACGGGTGCGACCGTGGCCGGCTCCGACAGCGCGCTGAACGTGCTGCGTTCTTCGGGTGTACCCGAGTCGCAGCTTCGGGAGGCGCGCGGTGGTGAGACCCTCAAAATTGGACCTTTTTCGGTGCGGGTCCTCCACGCGCTCCATTCGCAGATTGGCATGCCGTCGGGCGACATTCCTCGCGGGGTGAAGCTGCCGATGTCCGCCGAAGGCTACCTTCCAGGCGAGACGCTCCAATACTTGGTGCGCGTCAACGATCGCTCGATCCTCTTCGTCGGGTCGGCGAACTTCATCGAAAGCGAACTCCAAGGGCTGCGACCGGACGTGGCGGTCGTGGCCACCGGAGCGCGCGAAAAGATTCCCGATTACACGTGCCGATTGCTGCGCGCCGTGGGGCAACCGCCCCGCGTGCTCACGAACCACTTCGACGCACACGACAAGCCGCTCGACCCCAAAGGCCCGACTCTCGACGCCGAGACGCGCGAATCGCTGGCGCAGTTCGAACGGGAAGTCCATGGCTGCTCGCCGTCCACGCAGGTCATCGTTCCGACGTATTTTCAGCCGCTTGCCGTCGAGCGCGCCGAGCGGTCCAGCGCGTCGAACTGA